The following are encoded together in the Acipenser ruthenus chromosome 24, fAciRut3.2 maternal haplotype, whole genome shotgun sequence genome:
- the LOC131700531 gene encoding transient receptor potential cation channel subfamily V member 1-like isoform X2 has translation MKRCDSADMERSVASETTLTLESEDYLSEDENSQPAKTPKNKPKSLLLGNAFGNKESDSRKAPMDTVCQEETAAVNVRFNTNFDRMISGDADMSSKDRYPHGRFDMKRLFAAVASGDVSQLDGLYDYLQKNQKHLTDSDFIDRSNGKTCLLKALLTLKNGENDTIKVLLDIAEKTDDLPKLVNAVYTDCYFKGQSAIHIAIERRSKFYVELLVTKGADVQGKACGEFFQQKKGNGFYFGEYPLSLAACTNQLDIVTFLMVNPYQKADITAQDSIGNMVLHVLVTIADNTPENTSFITMMYDAILLRAAKLHPKLRLEDIANNEGLTPLKLAAKTGKIGIFRHIIRREIDDKECRHLSRKFTEWAYGPVHSSLYDLNSIDSYEDNSVLEIIAHGCEIPNRHELLQLEPLNKLLQEKWDRFAGFMFYFDFFCYFVYLVIFTTVSYYRLEGKPPFKIEANVNGKLRLTGQLISVAGALYFFFKGAVMFLTSSVLYTCGMEEYVALLVLSQALAWINLLYFSRGFQHMGIYSVMIQKMILRDIMRFLFVYMVFLFGFSTALVTLIEDDPPKGQNATEGNKQEDCKRETYNNIYFTTMELFKFTIGMGDLEFTEQYKFKLVFYSLLICYIILTYVLLINMLIALMGETVDKISKESKSIWKLQRAITILNLEKSLPNCLKTKLRSGVIKELGHSAGEDSRRCFRVEEVNWTRWNCNLGIINEDPGQGTVPSIVYPEPTLRTRERSWRRIVPLLRQLSHQQRPPGNQQQQQQEEEMLTIRASSSQSEQRD, from the exons ATGAAGAGGTGTGATAGTGCAGACATGGAGCGGTCTGTCGCCTCAGAGACCACATTAACACTGGAGAGTGAGGACTACCTGAGCGAGGATGAGAACTCCCAGCCGGCCAAAACCCCCAAGAACAAACCCAAAAGCCTGCTCCTGGGAAACGCCTTTGGGAATAAGGAGTCCGACAGCAGAAAAGCACCGATGGATACAGTCTGCCAAGAAGAAACGGCAGCAGTGAATGTGAGATTTAACACCAATTTCGACCG GATGATTTCCGGGGATGCTGATATGAGCAGTAAGGACCGCTACCCACATGGCAGGTTTGATATGAAGAGATTGTTTGCTGCTGTTGCCTCTGGAGATGTGTCCCAACTGGATGGTTTGTATGATTACCTGCAGAAGAACCAGAAACACCTCACAGATTCAGACTTCATAG atcgTAGCAATGGAAAAACCTGCTTACTAAAGGCTCTGCTAACCTTGAAGAACGGAGAAAACGATACCATCAAGGTTCTTCTTGATATCGCAGAGAAAACAGACGACTTGCCAAAGCTTGTAAACGCAGTATATACTGACTGCTATTTCAAAG GACAGTCAGCAATCCATATTGCTATAGAGAGAAGGAGCAAGTTCTATGTGGAACTGCTGGTGACAAAGGGAGCAGACGTCCAAGGCAAGGCCTGTGGGGAATTCTTCCAACAAAAGAAGGGAAATGGCTTTTATTTTG gtgAGTATCCCTTATCGCTGGCTGCCTGTACTAACCAGCTCGACATCGTGACGTTCCTGATGGTAAACCCCTATCAAAAAGCCGACATCACCGCCCAGGACTCCATTGGGAATATGGTTCTGCACGTGCTGGTCACCATTGCTGACAATACTCCAGAGAACACCAGCTTCATCACCATGATGTACGATGCAATTCTGTTGCGGGCTGCCAAGCTTCATCCAAAACTTAGGCTGGAAGACATTGCCAATAATGAAGGACTGACTCCATTAAAGCTTGCAGCAAAGACCGGAAAGATTGGG aTCTTCAGGCACATTATCAGGCGTGAGATTGACGATAAGGAGTGCAGACACCTGTCCAGGAAGTTTACAGAATGGGCTTATGGACCAGTGCACTCATCTCTGTATGACTTGAACAGCATCGACTCCTACGAGGACAACTCGGTGCTGGAAATCATTGCGCACGGCTGTGAAATACCA AATCGACATGAGCTATTGCAGCTGGAGCCTCTCAATAAACTGCTGCAGGAGAAATGGGACAGATTCGCTGGCTTTATGTTTTACTTTGATTTTTTCTGCTATTTTGTGTACCTGGTCATATTTACCACTGTTTCCTACTACAGACTGGAAGGAAAG cCGCCGTTTAAAATCGAGGCCAATGTGAATGGAAAATTACGTCTCACTGGACAACTAATAAGCGTTGCAGGAgcactttattttttcttcaaaggG GCAGTCATGTTCCTCACCTCCTCCGTGCTGTATACCTGTGGCATGGAGGAGTACGTCGCTCTGCTGGTCCTCTCTCAAGCTCTTGCCTGGATCAACTTGCTTTACTTCTCCAGAGGGTTTCAGCACATGGGCATCTACAGCGTTATGATACAGAAG ATGATCCTGAGAGATATTATGCGCTTCCTGTTTGTCTATATGGTGTTCCTCTTTGGGTTTTCTACAG CTTTGGTGACCTTGATTGAAGACGATCCACCTAAAGGACAAAACGCAACTGAGGGAAATAAACAGGAAGACTGCAAAAGAGAAACGTACAACAATATCTATTTCACCACCATGGAACTGTTCAAGTTTACCATTGGAATGGGCGACCTGGAATTCACAGAACAGTACAAGTTCAAGTTAGTCTTTTACTCACTGCTCATCTGTTACATCATCTTGACCTACGTTCTCCTGATCAACATGCTGATCGCACTGATGGGAGAGACCGTGGATAAGATTTCGAAGGAAAGCAAGAGCATTTGGAAGCTTCAG AGAGCCATCACAATTTTGAACCTCGAGAAAAGTTTGCCAAACTGCCTGAAGACCAAATTGAGGTCAGGAGTGATAAAGGAGCTTGGTCACAGCGCTGGAGAAGACAGCAGGAGGTGTTTCAG AGTTGAGGAAGTGAACTGGACTCGCTGGAACTGCAATCTGGGCATCATTAACGAGGATCCTGGACAGGGGACTGTTCCGAGTATCGTTTATCCAGAACCAACACTTAGAACTAGAG AGCGGAGCTGGCGCAGAATAGTTCCACTGTTGAGGCAGCTGAGTCACCAGCAGCGCCCCCCTGggaaccagcagcagcagcagcaggaggaggagaTGCTAACCATCCGTGCCTCCTCGTCACAGAGCGAGCAAAGAGACTAG
- the LOC131700531 gene encoding transient receptor potential cation channel subfamily V member 1-like isoform X1 — MKRCDSADMERSVASETTLTLESEDYLSEDENSQPAKTPKNKPKSLLLGNAFGNKESDSRKAPMDTVCQEETAAVNVRFNTNFDRMISGDADMSSKDRYPHGRFDMKRLFAAVASGDVSQLDGLYDYLQKNQKHLTDSDFIDRSNGKTCLLKALLTLKNGENDTIKVLLDIAEKTDDLPKLVNAVYTDCYFKGQSAIHIAIERRSKFYVELLVTKGADVQGKACGEFFQQKKGNGFYFGEYPLSLAACTNQLDIVTFLMVNPYQKADITAQDSIGNMVLHVLVTIADNTPENTSFITMMYDAILLRAAKLHPKLRLEDIANNEGLTPLKLAAKTGKIGIFRHIIRREIDDKECRHLSRKFTEWAYGPVHSSLYDLNSIDSYEDNSVLEIIAHGCEIPNRHELLQLEPLNKLLQEKWDRFAGFMFYFDFFCYFVYLVIFTTVSYYRLEGKPPFKIEANVNGKLRLTGQLISVAGALYFFFKGIKDFVIKRHTFQSLLLDGYCDILFFLQAVMFLTSSVLYTCGMEEYVALLVLSQALAWINLLYFSRGFQHMGIYSVMIQKMILRDIMRFLFVYMVFLFGFSTALVTLIEDDPPKGQNATEGNKQEDCKRETYNNIYFTTMELFKFTIGMGDLEFTEQYKFKLVFYSLLICYIILTYVLLINMLIALMGETVDKISKESKSIWKLQRAITILNLEKSLPNCLKTKLRSGVIKELGHSAGEDSRRCFRVEEVNWTRWNCNLGIINEDPGQGTVPSIVYPEPTLRTRERSWRRIVPLLRQLSHQQRPPGNQQQQQQEEEMLTIRASSSQSEQRD; from the exons ATGAAGAGGTGTGATAGTGCAGACATGGAGCGGTCTGTCGCCTCAGAGACCACATTAACACTGGAGAGTGAGGACTACCTGAGCGAGGATGAGAACTCCCAGCCGGCCAAAACCCCCAAGAACAAACCCAAAAGCCTGCTCCTGGGAAACGCCTTTGGGAATAAGGAGTCCGACAGCAGAAAAGCACCGATGGATACAGTCTGCCAAGAAGAAACGGCAGCAGTGAATGTGAGATTTAACACCAATTTCGACCG GATGATTTCCGGGGATGCTGATATGAGCAGTAAGGACCGCTACCCACATGGCAGGTTTGATATGAAGAGATTGTTTGCTGCTGTTGCCTCTGGAGATGTGTCCCAACTGGATGGTTTGTATGATTACCTGCAGAAGAACCAGAAACACCTCACAGATTCAGACTTCATAG atcgTAGCAATGGAAAAACCTGCTTACTAAAGGCTCTGCTAACCTTGAAGAACGGAGAAAACGATACCATCAAGGTTCTTCTTGATATCGCAGAGAAAACAGACGACTTGCCAAAGCTTGTAAACGCAGTATATACTGACTGCTATTTCAAAG GACAGTCAGCAATCCATATTGCTATAGAGAGAAGGAGCAAGTTCTATGTGGAACTGCTGGTGACAAAGGGAGCAGACGTCCAAGGCAAGGCCTGTGGGGAATTCTTCCAACAAAAGAAGGGAAATGGCTTTTATTTTG gtgAGTATCCCTTATCGCTGGCTGCCTGTACTAACCAGCTCGACATCGTGACGTTCCTGATGGTAAACCCCTATCAAAAAGCCGACATCACCGCCCAGGACTCCATTGGGAATATGGTTCTGCACGTGCTGGTCACCATTGCTGACAATACTCCAGAGAACACCAGCTTCATCACCATGATGTACGATGCAATTCTGTTGCGGGCTGCCAAGCTTCATCCAAAACTTAGGCTGGAAGACATTGCCAATAATGAAGGACTGACTCCATTAAAGCTTGCAGCAAAGACCGGAAAGATTGGG aTCTTCAGGCACATTATCAGGCGTGAGATTGACGATAAGGAGTGCAGACACCTGTCCAGGAAGTTTACAGAATGGGCTTATGGACCAGTGCACTCATCTCTGTATGACTTGAACAGCATCGACTCCTACGAGGACAACTCGGTGCTGGAAATCATTGCGCACGGCTGTGAAATACCA AATCGACATGAGCTATTGCAGCTGGAGCCTCTCAATAAACTGCTGCAGGAGAAATGGGACAGATTCGCTGGCTTTATGTTTTACTTTGATTTTTTCTGCTATTTTGTGTACCTGGTCATATTTACCACTGTTTCCTACTACAGACTGGAAGGAAAG cCGCCGTTTAAAATCGAGGCCAATGTGAATGGAAAATTACGTCTCACTGGACAACTAATAAGCGTTGCAGGAgcactttattttttcttcaaaggG attaaagACTTTGTGATTAAACGTCATACATTTCAAAGTTTATTGCTGGACGGCTACTGTGATATTCTTTT TTTTTTGCAGGCAGTCATGTTCCTCACCTCCTCCGTGCTGTATACCTGTGGCATGGAGGAGTACGTCGCTCTGCTGGTCCTCTCTCAAGCTCTTGCCTGGATCAACTTGCTTTACTTCTCCAGAGGGTTTCAGCACATGGGCATCTACAGCGTTATGATACAGAAG ATGATCCTGAGAGATATTATGCGCTTCCTGTTTGTCTATATGGTGTTCCTCTTTGGGTTTTCTACAG CTTTGGTGACCTTGATTGAAGACGATCCACCTAAAGGACAAAACGCAACTGAGGGAAATAAACAGGAAGACTGCAAAAGAGAAACGTACAACAATATCTATTTCACCACCATGGAACTGTTCAAGTTTACCATTGGAATGGGCGACCTGGAATTCACAGAACAGTACAAGTTCAAGTTAGTCTTTTACTCACTGCTCATCTGTTACATCATCTTGACCTACGTTCTCCTGATCAACATGCTGATCGCACTGATGGGAGAGACCGTGGATAAGATTTCGAAGGAAAGCAAGAGCATTTGGAAGCTTCAG AGAGCCATCACAATTTTGAACCTCGAGAAAAGTTTGCCAAACTGCCTGAAGACCAAATTGAGGTCAGGAGTGATAAAGGAGCTTGGTCACAGCGCTGGAGAAGACAGCAGGAGGTGTTTCAG AGTTGAGGAAGTGAACTGGACTCGCTGGAACTGCAATCTGGGCATCATTAACGAGGATCCTGGACAGGGGACTGTTCCGAGTATCGTTTATCCAGAACCAACACTTAGAACTAGAG AGCGGAGCTGGCGCAGAATAGTTCCACTGTTGAGGCAGCTGAGTCACCAGCAGCGCCCCCCTGggaaccagcagcagcagcagcaggaggaggagaTGCTAACCATCCGTGCCTCCTCGTCACAGAGCGAGCAAAGAGACTAG